From Salipiger profundus, a single genomic window includes:
- a CDS encoding tetratricopeptide repeat protein: MRHPILLTLCAAGVFGLSACDKSIDADAVDREFAGVNAIDGTGLNDVMLTAGDPDDAVAYFRRADTLDPDRIDLKRGLAKSLVRAKRSTEAVAAWSRVVAHEGAGPEDSVSLADALIRNNEWKRAEEVLNGIPPTHETYQRYRLEAMIADSNKQWQKADSFYETAVGLTTKPAPVLNNWGYSKLTRGDYQGAEKLFYDTLRHDPAMFTAKNNLVLARGAQGNYTLPVLHMTQVERAELLHTLGLSAIKRGDVEIGKGLLRNAIETHPQHFEAAATALAALEGPVTN, translated from the coding sequence ATGCGCCACCCCATCCTGTTGACCCTCTGCGCCGCGGGGGTCTTCGGCCTTTCCGCCTGCGACAAGTCCATCGACGCCGATGCCGTCGACCGCGAGTTCGCCGGCGTGAACGCCATCGATGGCACCGGGCTGAACGACGTGATGCTCACCGCCGGCGACCCGGATGACGCCGTTGCCTACTTCCGACGTGCCGACACGCTCGACCCCGACCGTATCGACCTGAAGCGCGGTCTTGCCAAGTCGCTGGTCCGCGCCAAGCGCAGCACCGAGGCGGTCGCCGCCTGGTCCCGTGTCGTCGCGCATGAGGGCGCCGGCCCCGAGGACAGCGTCTCGCTCGCCGACGCACTCATCCGCAACAACGAGTGGAAGCGCGCCGAGGAAGTGCTCAACGGCATCCCGCCCACGCACGAGACCTACCAGCGCTACCGTCTCGAGGCGATGATCGCCGACAGCAACAAGCAGTGGCAAAAGGCCGACAGCTTCTACGAGACCGCCGTGGGCCTGACCACGAAACCGGCGCCGGTGCTCAACAACTGGGGCTATTCGAAGCTGACCCGTGGCGACTACCAGGGCGCCGAAAAGCTCTTCTACGACACGCTGCGCCACGACCCGGCGATGTTCACCGCCAAGAACAACCTCGTGCTCGCGCGCGGCGCGCAGGGCAACTACACGCTTCCAGTGCTGCACATGACGCAGGTCGAACGCGCCGAGCTGCTGCACACGCTGGGCCTGTCGGCGATCAAGCGCGGCGATGTCGAGATCGGCAAGGGGCTGCTGCGCAACGCCATCGAGACCCACCCGCAGCATTTCGAAGCGGCCGCGACGGCACTGGCGGCCCTTGAAGGGCCCGTCACGAACTGA
- a CDS encoding PAS domain-containing protein yields MSQHDSQLISQTRNSGMGEVPFEDASMFYSRTDERGIILEGNSVFRRISGFRWEELKGAPHKLVRHADMPKGVFHLFWERLKAGKQVSAYVKNRTKDGRFYWVLAVAWPIPGGYISVRVKPHTELFHKVRDLYAELRKSELDDGTSAARSAEKLLEALNDMGFESYDAFMSAALSLELEDRAKRIGVTLDSRQQRFLTMVRTIAQIKHETDEMTEIIKAIRTVPMNMRILASRLENAGGPISAISVNYGSMLDEMASWVKDFVEGKDSTYVRMKETIERGQFLVGAAIMQGEMSTLFEEDLRGAPDVTRLNEDRETLRTEAASFRKLAGEALKVVEAEATRLGRSVLDMKRYVTGLSSTRMMCKIESAALNGSGDSLSGIVDQLDAGQDEIEERLARIVELNTIIQSNTAMLRAVT; encoded by the coding sequence ATGTCGCAGCACGACTCCCAACTCATTTCCCAGACGCGCAACAGCGGAATGGGCGAGGTGCCCTTCGAAGACGCCAGCATGTTCTACTCGCGCACCGACGAGCGGGGCATCATCCTCGAGGGCAACAGCGTCTTCCGGCGCATTTCCGGCTTCCGCTGGGAAGAGCTCAAGGGCGCGCCGCACAAGCTCGTGCGCCATGCCGACATGCCCAAGGGCGTCTTCCACCTGTTCTGGGAGCGGCTGAAGGCCGGCAAGCAGGTCTCGGCCTACGTGAAGAACCGCACCAAGGACGGGCGTTTCTACTGGGTGCTCGCCGTGGCCTGGCCAATCCCCGGAGGCTACATCTCGGTCCGGGTGAAGCCCCATACCGAGCTGTTCCACAAGGTGCGCGACCTCTACGCCGAACTGCGAAAGTCCGAGCTCGACGACGGCACCAGTGCCGCGCGCAGCGCCGAGAAGCTGCTCGAGGCTCTGAACGACATGGGCTTCGAGAGCTACGACGCCTTCATGTCCGCGGCCCTGTCGCTCGAACTCGAGGATCGGGCAAAGCGCATCGGCGTCACGCTGGATTCCCGCCAGCAGCGTTTCCTGACGATGGTCCGCACCATCGCCCAGATCAAGCATGAGACCGACGAGATGACCGAGATCATCAAGGCGATCCGCACGGTCCCGATGAACATGCGCATCCTCGCCTCGCGGCTCGAGAATGCCGGGGGACCGATCAGTGCCATCTCGGTCAACTACGGCTCCATGCTCGACGAGATGGCCAGCTGGGTGAAGGATTTCGTCGAGGGCAAGGACAGCACCTATGTCCGGATGAAGGAAACCATCGAGCGGGGGCAGTTCCTCGTCGGGGCAGCAATCATGCAGGGCGAGATGTCGACCCTCTTCGAAGAGGACCTGAGGGGCGCACCCGACGTGACCCGCCTGAACGAGGACCGCGAGACCCTGCGGACCGAAGCCGCCTCCTTTCGAAAGCTTGCGGGCGAAGCGCTCAAGGTCGTCGAGGCCGAGGCGACCCGGCTCGGGCGCAGCGTGCTCGACATGAAGCGCTATGTCACGGGGCTCAGCTCGACCCGCATGATGTGCAAGATCGAGAGCGCGGCGCTCAACGGCTCGGGGGATTCGCTGTCGGGGATCGTTGATCAGCTGGACGCAGGGCAGGACGAGATCGAGGAACGGCTCGCGCGGATCGTCGAGCTGAACACCATCATCCAGTCGAACACCGCGATGCTGCGCGCCGTGACCTGA
- a CDS encoding transglycosylase SLT domain-containing protein, whose product MPHPTRRAALMLLLGGVAACARRRSEDETPRGRFDPPLHPNETPELRASINRWADHYRVPRRLVHRLAIRESTHNPAARNGPYYGLLQILPQTARTMGFRGAPSDLLNADTNLQYGVKYLRGAWLLSDGSHDRAIMWYARGYYYEAKRRGMLVETGLRPG is encoded by the coding sequence ATGCCCCATCCGACCCGCCGCGCCGCCTTGATGCTCCTGCTCGGGGGCGTCGCCGCCTGCGCTCGCCGCCGGTCCGAGGACGAGACGCCCCGCGGCCGCTTCGATCCGCCGCTCCATCCCAACGAGACACCGGAGCTGCGCGCCTCGATCAACCGTTGGGCCGATCACTACCGTGTGCCGCGCAGGCTGGTGCACCGGCTGGCGATCCGTGAAAGCACGCACAACCCGGCGGCGCGAAATGGCCCCTACTATGGCCTGCTCCAGATCCTGCCGCAGACCGCGCGGACGATGGGCTTTCGGGGCGCGCCCTCGGATCTTCTGAACGCGGATACCAACCTGCAGTACGGGGTGAAATACCTGCGCGGCGCGTGGCTCTTGTCGGACGGCAGCCACGACCGCGCAATCATGTGGTATGCGCGGGGCTACTACTACGAAGCCAAGCGCCGCGGGATGCTGGTCGAGACCGGGCTGCGGCCGGGCTGA
- a CDS encoding prepilin peptidase — MLSISATAALWFAPFVLPICLYVCFTDMRELRITNQANLLLLIVFVLVGLVALPFDQYLWRYVHLLVVLVAGVALNAGGVMGAGDAKFAAAAAPFVHIGDLRFVMALLAATILGAFLTHRIAKYTPLRRLAPDWKSWHSGKRFPMGLALGGALAIYLVTGAVNGS; from the coding sequence ATGCTGTCCATATCCGCCACTGCTGCACTCTGGTTCGCGCCTTTCGTCCTGCCGATCTGCCTTTACGTCTGCTTCACGGACATGCGCGAGTTGCGGATCACCAACCAGGCGAACCTGCTCCTGCTGATCGTCTTCGTGCTGGTCGGGCTCGTGGCCCTGCCCTTCGACCAGTATCTCTGGCGTTACGTGCACCTGCTGGTGGTGCTTGTGGCGGGCGTCGCGCTCAACGCCGGCGGCGTCATGGGCGCGGGCGATGCGAAGTTCGCAGCCGCGGCCGCGCCTTTCGTCCATATCGGCGACCTGCGCTTCGTCATGGCCCTGCTCGCCGCGACGATCCTCGGCGCGTTCCTGACACATCGCATCGCCAAATACACACCGCTGCGCCGCCTCGCCCCGGACTGGAAGAGCTGGCACAGCGGCAAACGCTTCCCGATGGGCCTGGCCCTCGGCGGCGCGCTTGCGATCTACCTCGTGACCGGGGCGGTTAACGGCAGCTGA
- a CDS encoding SDR family oxidoreductase, producing the protein MSKTLLSLGHGYSAQALARRLLPQGWTIFGTTRDPEKVDSLRDAGVIPILWERPAIEDALGAASHLLISAGPGPQGDPALRLCDDAIREHARRLDWAGYLSTTGVYGDHDGGWVDETTPLTPTTHRGELRLMAETAWRDIPDLPLHIFRLAGIYGPGRGPFAKVRRGTARPIVKPGQVFSRTHVEDIAQVLEASIRQPNPGAAYNVCDDLPAPPQDVLHFAAELLGVTLPPEQDFDAAEMSDMARSFYAENKRVSNRRIREELGVKLLYPDYRTGLRALLDAETR; encoded by the coding sequence ATGAGCAAGACACTTCTTTCACTCGGTCACGGCTACTCGGCGCAGGCGCTCGCGCGCAGGCTCCTGCCGCAGGGCTGGACGATCTTCGGCACGACGCGCGATCCCGAGAAGGTCGACAGCCTGCGCGACGCGGGTGTCATACCGATCCTGTGGGAACGTCCGGCGATCGAGGATGCCTTGGGCGCGGCGAGCCACCTGCTTATCTCGGCCGGCCCGGGGCCGCAGGGCGACCCGGCGCTGCGCCTGTGCGACGATGCGATCCGCGAGCACGCGCGACGTCTCGACTGGGCAGGCTATCTCTCGACCACCGGCGTCTACGGCGATCACGATGGCGGCTGGGTCGACGAGACGACGCCGCTTACCCCCACGACGCACCGCGGAGAGCTGCGTCTGATGGCCGAGACGGCCTGGCGCGACATTCCGGACCTGCCGCTGCACATCTTCCGCCTCGCGGGAATCTACGGGCCCGGTCGCGGTCCCTTCGCCAAGGTCCGGCGCGGCACGGCGCGGCCCATCGTGAAGCCGGGGCAGGTGTTCTCGCGCACGCATGTCGAGGACATCGCGCAGGTGCTCGAAGCGTCGATCCGGCAGCCCAATCCCGGTGCCGCCTACAATGTGTGCGACGACCTGCCGGCCCCGCCGCAGGACGTGCTGCATTTCGCCGCCGAGCTCCTTGGGGTGACCCTCCCGCCGGAGCAGGATTTCGACGCCGCCGAGATGAGCGACATGGCGCGCAGCTTCTATGCCGAGAACAAGCGCGTCTCGAACCGGCGGATCAGGGAAGAGCTGGGCGTGAAGCTGCTTTACCCCGACTACCGGACCGGCCTGCGCGCCTTGCTCGACGCCGAAACCCGCTAG
- a CDS encoding type II secretion system F family protein — MLDTLNTMITNMLGPAGPLMVVAGLALLLILATVPMLLRQKPDPMDKLAKSGRDRIDAETKAILRDTRRNAKLNKYAQYLEPKSAEELGEVRLRLLQAGYRTRDAVRIYYLSQMVLGIGLLALGTLYFFMFKNGADATMQQKLLYIVGPGAVGYLAPKYWITKRVEERKKQIEEGFPDALDMMLVCVEAGQSLDQSIVRVARELRASYPALADEFEIISHEMKAGKDKATVLNDMGDRCGVQDVSSFVTVLNQASSFGTSIADALRIYASEMRDKRVMRAEEKANKLPTKMTLTTMMLTVPPLLIILVGPSVVSITQLGNMAIK, encoded by the coding sequence ATGCTCGACACACTGAACACGATGATCACCAACATGCTCGGACCGGCAGGCCCCCTCATGGTGGTCGCAGGCCTTGCCCTGCTGCTCATCCTCGCCACCGTGCCGATGCTGCTGCGACAGAAGCCCGATCCGATGGACAAGCTCGCCAAGAGCGGCCGCGACCGGATCGACGCCGAGACCAAGGCGATCCTGCGCGACACCCGCCGCAACGCGAAGCTGAACAAATACGCGCAGTATCTCGAGCCCAAGAGCGCCGAGGAACTGGGCGAGGTCCGGCTCAGGCTGCTGCAGGCCGGCTACCGCACCCGCGACGCGGTGCGCATCTACTACCTGTCGCAGATGGTCCTCGGCATCGGTCTGCTGGCGCTCGGCACGCTCTACTTCTTCATGTTCAAGAACGGCGCCGATGCCACGATGCAGCAGAAGCTGCTCTATATCGTGGGCCCCGGCGCGGTCGGCTACCTCGCACCGAAATACTGGATCACCAAGCGCGTCGAGGAGCGCAAGAAGCAGATCGAGGAAGGCTTCCCCGATGCGCTCGACATGATGCTGGTCTGCGTCGAGGCCGGACAGTCGCTCGACCAGTCGATCGTCCGCGTCGCAAGGGAGCTTCGGGCCTCCTACCCCGCGCTGGCCGACGAGTTCGAGATCATCAGCCACGAGATGAAGGCCGGCAAGGACAAGGCCACCGTGCTCAACGACATGGGCGACCGCTGCGGCGTGCAGGACGTGTCCTCTTTCGTTACCGTGCTCAACCAGGCGTCGAGCTTCGGCACCTCGATCGCCGACGCCCTGCGGATCTATGCCTCGGAGATGCGTGACAAAAGGGTCATGCGCGCCGAGGAAAAGGCAAACAAGCTGCCGACAAAGATGACCCTGACCACTATGATGCTGACGGTGCCGCCGCTTCTGATCATCCTCGTGGGTCCGTCCGTGGTGAGCATCACGCAGCTTGGAAACATGGCCATCAAGTAA
- a CDS encoding tetratricopeptide repeat protein: MRTGLIACLILSTLAACSPGGRSGSADRTYAPAINPRGEAVDGLVVGHRLMAAGEYELALEAFTRAAGRHGLTGEILTSLGSANLALGRLNQAEDLLRRAVEAEADWAEAWNNLGVVLMERGKTAEAAEVFRRAYALDNGESDAIRDNLRLALAKIENPGYDPDQQQDYALVRLGSGSYLIRRTF; this comes from the coding sequence ATGCGCACAGGGCTCATCGCCTGCCTGATCCTTTCCACGCTGGCCGCCTGTTCCCCGGGCGGCCGGTCCGGCTCTGCCGATCGGACCTATGCCCCCGCGATCAACCCGAGGGGCGAGGCCGTCGACGGGCTTGTCGTCGGGCATCGCCTCATGGCCGCCGGCGAATACGAGCTCGCGCTCGAAGCCTTCACCCGCGCCGCGGGCCGGCACGGGCTGACCGGCGAGATCCTGACCTCGCTCGGCTCCGCCAATCTCGCGCTCGGGCGGCTCAACCAGGCCGAGGACCTGCTGCGCCGGGCCGTCGAGGCCGAGGCCGACTGGGCCGAGGCCTGGAACAACCTCGGCGTGGTGCTCATGGAGCGCGGCAAGACCGCCGAAGCCGCCGAGGTCTTCCGGCGGGCCTATGCGCTCGACAATGGCGAAAGTGACGCAATTCGCGACAATCTGCGCTTGGCGCTCGCAAAAATCGAAAATCCGGGCTACGATCCCGACCAACAACAAGACTACGCGTTGGTGCGCCTAGGCAGCGGCAGCTACCTGATCCGGCGGACCTTCTGA
- a CDS encoding ABC transporter permease: protein MTDATGPDKFDGPTPDNALRQADATSGPMLAADGTPLKKSLSKALRMQKMRALMLIAPLLIFVLVTFIAPIADMLFRSVENQIVSETLPQTTEVLADWDGEGLPSDAAFEAAYYDVFLAAERKEHTRLGTRLNYEQTGASSLFRKSGRGLDDIGEVYQDQFEDLDENWDEAVPWAELMGDPDWLSEERSWAESEEGRQPSFELREGISDILPTAAREYAIFAEVQQDEEENNLLDEEPWSAVHTALYQDLAAGDMSSYDGPRADMLKAADALVDSPDFETVSFRDGFEEVDEDWLQPDIWRTIKLYSPNYTSGYFLNSVDMQLTPDGAEARPDNERIYMLLFKRTLFMSLVITFSCILLGYPVAYILSNLPMRTANLLMILVLLPFWTSLLVRTSAWKVMLQQQGVINDVLVWLGLVADDARLTMINNQFGTIVAMTHILLPFMILPMYSVMSTIPPSYVRAAKSLGATNWTTFWRVYFPQSIPGIGAGSILVFILSIGYYITPEIVGGTTGTFISNRIAYHISSSLNWGLAAALGSILLAVVLLLYWAYDKIVGIDNVKLG, encoded by the coding sequence ATGACCGACGCCACAGGCCCGGACAAATTCGACGGCCCGACGCCAGACAACGCGCTGCGCCAGGCCGATGCGACCAGCGGCCCGATGCTGGCCGCTGACGGCACGCCACTCAAGAAGAGCCTTTCCAAGGCCCTGCGAATGCAGAAGATGCGAGCGCTGATGCTGATCGCGCCCCTGCTGATCTTCGTGCTCGTCACCTTCATCGCACCGATCGCGGACATGCTCTTCCGTTCGGTCGAGAACCAGATCGTCTCGGAGACGTTGCCGCAGACGACCGAGGTGCTCGCCGACTGGGACGGCGAGGGTCTGCCGTCGGACGCCGCCTTCGAAGCGGCCTATTACGACGTTTTCCTCGCGGCCGAGCGCAAGGAGCACACCCGGCTCGGCACGCGTCTGAACTACGAGCAGACCGGCGCCTCTTCGCTGTTCCGCAAGTCGGGCCGCGGGCTCGACGACATCGGCGAGGTCTACCAGGACCAGTTCGAGGATCTCGACGAGAACTGGGACGAGGCGGTTCCGTGGGCCGAGCTCATGGGCGACCCCGACTGGCTCTCCGAGGAACGCAGCTGGGCGGAAAGCGAAGAGGGGCGACAGCCGTCCTTCGAGCTGCGCGAGGGCATTTCCGACATCCTGCCGACGGCGGCGCGCGAATACGCGATCTTCGCCGAGGTGCAGCAGGACGAGGAAGAGAACAACCTGCTCGACGAAGAGCCCTGGTCGGCGGTGCACACCGCGCTCTACCAGGACCTCGCCGCCGGCGACATGTCCTCCTACGACGGTCCCCGCGCCGACATGCTCAAGGCCGCCGACGCGCTTGTCGACAGCCCCGACTTCGAGACGGTGTCGTTCCGCGACGGTTTCGAGGAGGTCGACGAGGACTGGTTGCAGCCGGACATCTGGCGGACGATCAAGCTCTACAGCCCGAACTATACCTCGGGCTACTTCCTGAACTCGGTCGACATGCAGCTCACGCCCGACGGCGCCGAGGCGCGCCCGGACAACGAGCGGATCTACATGCTGCTGTTCAAGCGGACGCTGTTCATGTCGCTCGTCATCACCTTCAGCTGCATCCTTCTGGGCTACCCGGTGGCCTACATCCTGTCGAACCTGCCGATGCGCACCGCCAACCTGCTGATGATCTTGGTGCTGCTGCCGTTCTGGACGTCGCTTCTGGTGCGAACGAGCGCCTGGAAGGTGATGTTGCAGCAGCAGGGGGTCATCAACGACGTGCTGGTCTGGCTGGGGCTCGTGGCGGACGACGCGCGACTGACGATGATCAACAACCAGTTCGGCACGATCGTGGCGATGACCCACATCCTGCTGCCGTTCATGATCCTGCCGATGTACTCGGTGATGTCGACGATCCCGCCGTCCTATGTCCGCGCGGCGAAATCGCTGGGGGCGACCAACTGGACGACCTTCTGGCGGGTGTATTTCCCGCAGTCGATCCCCGGCATCGGGGCGGGCTCGATCCTCGTGTTCATCCTGTCCATCGGCTACTACATCACCCCCGAGATCGTCGGCGGCACCACCGGCACGTTCATCTCGAACCGGATCGCCTACCACATCTCCTCATCGCTGAACTGGGGCCTCGCGGCCGCGCTCGGCTCGATCCTGCTGGCAGTGGTCCTGCTGCTCTACTGGGCCTACGACAAGATCGTCGGCATCGACAACGTGAAGCTGGGGTAA
- a CDS encoding type II secretion system F family protein — protein MLSAELIIYGLIFVGVLVLVEGVYLVAFGKSISLNSRVNRRLEMLEKTTSREEVLAKLRKEMDQHLENRGIPLYSILADRAQKAAIAFTPNQLILMMVGVSVFAFMALTIGTEASLPVRAVIGVGMGIGGVFMWVNGKAKKRLALIEEQLPDAVELMVRSLRVGHPFSSAISVVSREIKDPLATEFGVISDESTYGRDIGESLKHMAERLDMQDLRFLAVAVSIQQQSGGNLAEILEGLAKVIRARFRLFRRVKAITAEAQWSGKFLSGFPVGVLLIIQVTDPHYYDEVIDHPWFIPACFIVAIFLALNLLVMRMLVNIKV, from the coding sequence ATGCTGTCCGCAGAACTGATCATATACGGCCTGATCTTCGTGGGCGTGCTCGTCCTCGTCGAGGGCGTCTACCTCGTGGCCTTCGGCAAGTCGATCAGCCTCAACAGCCGGGTGAACCGGCGGCTGGAGATGCTCGAGAAGACCACCAGCCGCGAAGAGGTGCTCGCCAAGCTCCGCAAGGAGATGGACCAGCATCTCGAGAACCGTGGCATCCCGCTCTACTCGATCCTTGCCGACCGAGCGCAGAAGGCCGCCATCGCCTTTACCCCGAACCAGCTCATCCTGATGATGGTCGGCGTCAGCGTCTTCGCCTTCATGGCACTTACCATCGGGACCGAGGCCAGCCTGCCGGTGCGCGCGGTGATCGGCGTCGGCATGGGCATCGGCGGCGTCTTCATGTGGGTCAACGGCAAGGCCAAGAAGCGGCTCGCGCTGATCGAGGAACAGCTGCCCGATGCGGTCGAGCTGATGGTGCGTAGCCTCCGCGTCGGCCACCCGTTCAGCTCGGCGATTTCGGTCGTCTCGCGCGAGATCAAGGACCCGCTGGCCACCGAGTTCGGGGTCATCTCGGACGAATCCACCTATGGCCGCGACATCGGCGAGAGCCTCAAGCACATGGCCGAACGGCTCGACATGCAGGATCTTCGCTTCCTCGCCGTCGCGGTGTCGATCCAGCAGCAGTCGGGCGGCAACCTGGCCGAGATCCTCGAGGGGCTCGCCAAGGTGATCCGGGCCCGCTTCCGCCTGTTCCGCCGGGTCAAGGCGATCACCGCCGAAGCGCAGTGGTCGGGCAAGTTCCTCTCGGGCTTCCCGGTCGGCGTGCTGCTCATCATCCAGGTGACCGACCCGCATTACTACGACGAGGTCATCGACCACCCCTGGTTCATTCCGGCGTGCTTCATCGTGGCCATCTTCCTGGCGCTGAACCTGCTCGTCATGCGGATGCTCGTGAACATCAAGGTCTGA
- a CDS encoding ABC transporter permease: MNEVILTPIEQKPLSFTLPVLAAAGAFAGLFVGAANGSSLLGILGGAIVMAAIGFLVVNLIGEGGEKAARWGMIAVFALVGFLLGAVPGLVVGALFGWFFGWFSYWIGFGRYREKLVPYLTPGQVLWHYSFRVICGAIFVFLITPILVVMPLSFNAENFFTFTPEMLSFDPDGYSLRHYRDFLTNPEWTRAVKNSLLIAPVATLISVSLGTLAAIGLSQSHVPGKRAIMAILISPMIVPLIISATGMYFFYSKIGIVGTYWGVVLAHAVLGIPFVIITVTATLVGFDRSLTRAAANMGANPVTTFFRVQMPLILPGVISGGLFAFITSFDEVVVVLFIGSAELQTLPWQMFTGLREQISPTILAAATILVAISILLLSTVELLRRRSERLRGMSPG; this comes from the coding sequence ATGAACGAAGTGATCCTCACACCAATCGAGCAGAAACCGCTCTCCTTCACCCTGCCGGTGCTTGCGGCGGCAGGGGCCTTCGCCGGGCTCTTCGTCGGCGCCGCCAACGGCTCGAGCCTGCTCGGCATCCTCGGCGGCGCGATCGTGATGGCGGCCATCGGCTTCCTCGTGGTCAACCTGATCGGAGAGGGCGGCGAGAAAGCTGCCCGCTGGGGCATGATCGCGGTCTTCGCGCTCGTGGGCTTCCTGCTGGGGGCGGTGCCGGGCCTCGTGGTCGGCGCGCTGTTCGGCTGGTTTTTCGGCTGGTTCTCCTACTGGATCGGCTTCGGCCGTTACCGTGAGAAGCTGGTGCCCTACCTCACGCCCGGCCAGGTGCTCTGGCACTACAGCTTCCGGGTGATCTGCGGCGCGATCTTCGTGTTCCTGATCACCCCGATCCTCGTGGTGATGCCGCTCAGCTTCAACGCCGAGAACTTCTTCACCTTCACGCCCGAGATGCTGAGCTTCGATCCCGACGGCTACAGCTTGCGGCACTACCGCGACTTCCTGACCAACCCGGAATGGACCCGCGCGGTGAAGAACTCGCTGCTGATCGCCCCGGTCGCGACGCTCATCTCGGTGTCGCTCGGGACGCTGGCGGCCATCGGCCTGAGCCAGAGCCACGTTCCCGGCAAGCGCGCCATCATGGCGATCCTGATCTCGCCGATGATCGTGCCGCTGATCATCTCGGCGACCGGCATGTATTTCTTCTACTCGAAGATCGGCATCGTCGGGACCTACTGGGGCGTCGTGCTGGCCCACGCGGTGCTTGGCATCCCGTTCGTCATCATCACCGTGACCGCGACACTGGTGGGCTTCGACCGTTCCCTGACGCGGGCGGCGGCGAACATGGGGGCGAACCCGGTGACCACCTTCTTCCGGGTGCAGATGCCACTGATTCTGCCGGGCGTGATCTCGGGTGGCCTGTTCGCCTTCATCACGTCGTTCGACGAGGTGGTCGTGGTGCTGTTCATCGGCTCGGCCGAGCTGCAGACGCTGCCCTGGCAGATGTTCACCGGCCTGCGCGAGCAGATCTCGCCGACCATCCTCGCGGCTGCGACGATCCTCGTGGCGATCTCGATCCTGCTGTTGAGCACGGTCGAACTGCTGCGCCGCCGCTCCGAACGGCTGCGGGGCATGAGCCCCGGCTGA
- a CDS encoding extracellular solute-binding protein, translated as MKLTKTLLASTALTVAAGAVAAQEMADSMTLVSWGGAYQRSQDEAYAKPYLEEHPEVSISWDESSNEAVAKLRAMNEAGNITWDLVDVVAADAMRLCDEGLAMEYDPDELLAEAPDGTSAEDDFGDMIVSDCFIPQIVYSTTVGYRTDLVGDTPPTEICALFDLEAYPGKRSLEKRPINNMEWALYCDGVAKDEIYDVLETPEGQDRALAKLDTIKDQVVWWSAGADTPQLLADGEVIMGSTYNGRLFSVIEEQDQPVDMLWDMQVFDLDGWIIPTGLSDEALARVKDFVYFATDTQRLADQAKYISYGPARQSSAPLVGEHADLGIEMAPHMPTDPENASNTLLYNYEFWADYRDDIDAKFQAWLAQ; from the coding sequence ATGAAATTGACCAAGACGCTTCTGGCATCCACGGCGCTCACCGTCGCCGCTGGCGCGGTGGCGGCACAGGAGATGGCCGACAGCATGACTCTCGTTTCCTGGGGCGGCGCCTACCAGCGCAGCCAGGACGAAGCCTATGCAAAGCCCTACCTCGAGGAGCACCCCGAGGTGAGCATCTCCTGGGATGAGTCCTCGAACGAAGCCGTGGCCAAGCTGCGCGCCATGAACGAGGCGGGCAACATCACCTGGGACCTGGTCGACGTGGTCGCCGCCGACGCGATGCGCCTCTGCGACGAGGGCCTCGCGATGGAATACGATCCCGACGAACTGCTCGCCGAAGCCCCCGACGGCACCTCGGCCGAGGATGACTTCGGCGACATGATCGTCTCCGACTGCTTCATCCCGCAGATCGTCTACTCGACCACCGTGGGCTACCGCACCGACCTCGTGGGCGACACGCCCCCGACCGAGATCTGCGCGCTCTTCGACCTCGAGGCCTACCCGGGCAAGCGCTCGCTCGAGAAGCGCCCGATCAACAACATGGAGTGGGCGCTCTACTGCGACGGCGTCGCCAAGGACGAGATCTACGACGTGCTCGAGACCCCCGAGGGTCAGGACCGCGCGCTCGCCAAGCTCGACACCATCAAGGACCAGGTGGTCTGGTGGTCGGCCGGCGCCGACACGCCGCAGCTGCTTGCCGACGGCGAAGTCATCATGGGCTCGACCTACAACGGTCGTCTCTTCTCGGTGATCGAGGAGCAGGACCAGCCGGTCGACATGCTCTGGGACATGCAGGTGTTCGACCTTGACGGCTGGATCATCCCGACGGGCCTCTCGGACGAGGCGCTCGCCCGCGTGAAGGACTTCGTCTACTTCGCCACGGACACCCAGCGTCTGGCGGATCAGGCCAAGTACATCTCCTACGGTCCGGCACGCCAGTCGTCGGCGCCGCTGGTCGGTGAGCACGCCGATCTCGGCATCGAGATGGCACCGCACATGCCGACCGACCCGGAGAACGCCTCCAACACGCTGCTCTACAACTACGAGTTCTGGGCCGACTACCGCGACGATATCGACGCGAAGTTCCAGGCCTGGCTCGCGCAGTAA